From Suricata suricatta isolate VVHF042 chromosome 1, meerkat_22Aug2017_6uvM2_HiC, whole genome shotgun sequence, a single genomic window includes:
- the LGI3 gene encoding leucine-rich repeat LGI family member 3 isoform X1 — translation MAGLRARRGSGLRLLALSTLGFCLMLQGSAKRPPKTPPCPPSCSCTRDTAFCVDSKAVPRNLPSEVISLTLVNAAFSEIQDGAFSHLPLLQFLLLNSNKFTLIGDNAFTGLSHLQYLFIENNDIWALSKFTFRGLKSLTHLSLANNNLQTLPRDIFRPLDILSDLDLRGNSLNCDCKVKWLVEWLAHTNTTVAPIYCASPPRFQEHKVQDLPLREFDCITTDFVLYQTLPFPAVSAEPFLYSSDLYLALAQPGASACTVLKWDYVERQLRDYDRIPAPSAVHCKPMVVDSQLYVVVAQLFGGSYIYHWDPNTTRFTKLQDIDPQRVRKPNDLEAFRIDGDWYFAVADSSKAGATSLYRWHQNGFYSHQALHAWHRDTDLEFVDGEGKPRLIVSSSSQAPVIYQWSRTQKQFVAQGEVTQVPDAQAVKHFRAGRDSYLCLSRYIGDSKILRWEGTRFSEVQALPSRGSLAMQPFLVGGRRYLALGSDFSFTQIYQWDEGRQKFVRFQELAVQAPRAFCYVPAGDAQLLLAPSFKGQTLVYRHIVVDLSA, via the exons ATGGCGGGGCTGCGGGCCAGGCGGGGTTCCGGACTCCGGCTGCTGGCGCTGTCCACGCTCGGCTTCTGCCTGATGCTGCAAGGCAGTGCCAAGAGGCCCCCCAAGACGCCCCCCTGCCCGCCTAGCTGCTCCTGCACCAGGGATACCGCCTTCTGCGTGGACTCTAAGGCAGTGCCCAGGAACCTGCCCTCCGAGGTCATCTCTCT GACGCTGGTGAATGCTGCCTTCTCGGAGATCCAGGATGGAGCGTTTTCCCACCTGCCACTGCTGCAGTTCCT gTTACTCAACTCCAACAAGTTTACTCTGATTGGAGACAACGCCTTCACAGGACTGTCACACCTGCAGTACCT CTTCATTGAGAACAATGACATCTGGGCATTATCCAAGTTTACCTTCAGAGGACTCAAGTCATTGACACACCT ATCGCTGGCCAACAATAACCTGCAGACACTGCCTAGAGACATCTTTCGGCCACTGGACATCCTGAGTGACTT GGACCTGCGGGGCAACTCACTCAACTGTGACTGCAAGGTGAAGTGGCTGGTAGAGTGGCTGGCGCACACCAACACCACGGTGGCTCCCATCTATTGTGCCAGCCCACCCCGATTCCAAGAGCACAAGGTGCAGGATTTGCCGCTGCGGGAGTTCGACTGCATCACCACGG ATTTTGTGCTGTACCAGACCCTGCCCTTCCCAGCAGTATCAGCTGAGCCCTTCCTTTACTCCAGTGACCTCTACTTGGCGTTAGCCCAGCCAGGTGCCAGTGCTTGCACTGTCCTAAAGTGGGACTATGTTGAACGGCAGCTTCGAGATTATGATAGAATCCCAG CCCCCTCGGCGGTGCACTGCAAGCCAATGGTGGTAGACAGCCAACTGTACGTGGTGGTGGCCCAGCTGTTTGGTGGATCTTACATTTACCACTGGGACCCCAACACCACACGTTTCACCAAGCTGCAGGATATCGACCCACAGCGCGTGCGCAAGCCCAATGACCTAGAGGCTTTCCGCATTGACGGTGACTGGTACTTTGCCGTGGCCGACAGCTCCAAGGCAGGTGCCACCAGCCTCTACCGCTGGCACCAGAATGGCTTCTACTCCCATCAGGCCCTACATGCCTGGCACCGTGACACTGACCTGGAGTTTGTAGATGGTGAGGGCAAGCCACGGTTGATTGTGTCTAGTAGCTCCCAGGCACCTGTCATCTATCAGTGGAGTCGTACCCAGAAGCAGTTTGTGGCCCAGGGTGAGGTGACCCAGGTTCCCGATGCTCAGGCTGTGAAGCACTTCCGTGCTGGGCGCGACAGCTACTTGTGTCTCAGCCGCTACATCGGTGACTCCAAGATCCTGCGCTGGGAGGGCACCCGCTTCTCCGAAGTgcaggccctgccctccaggggctcACTGGCCATGCAGCCCTTCCTTGTGGGTGGCCGCCGCTACCTGGCACTGGGCAGCGACTTCTCCTTCACGCAGATCTACCAGTGGGATGAGGGGCGCCAAAAGTTCGTGCGGTTCCAGGAACTGGCTGTACAGGCCCCTCGGGCCTTCTGCTACGTGCCTGCTGGGGATGCCCAGCTGCTCCTGGCCCCCAGCTTCAAGGGACAGACTCTCGTGTACCGACACATAGTGGTGGATCTCAGTGCCTAG
- the LGI3 gene encoding leucine-rich repeat LGI family member 3 isoform X2: MAGLRARRGSGLRLLALSTLGFCLMLQGSAKRPPKTPPCPPSCSCTRDTAFCVDSKAVPRNLPSEVISLTLVNAAFSEIQDGAFSHLPLLQFLLLNSNKFTLIGDNAFTGLSHLQYLFIENNDIWALSKFTFRGLKSLTHLSLANNNLQTLPRDIFRPLDILSDLDLRGNSLNCDCKVKWLVEWLAHTNTTVAPIYCASPPRFQEHKVQDLPLREFDCITTAPSAVHCKPMVVDSQLYVVVAQLFGGSYIYHWDPNTTRFTKLQDIDPQRVRKPNDLEAFRIDGDWYFAVADSSKAGATSLYRWHQNGFYSHQALHAWHRDTDLEFVDGEGKPRLIVSSSSQAPVIYQWSRTQKQFVAQGEVTQVPDAQAVKHFRAGRDSYLCLSRYIGDSKILRWEGTRFSEVQALPSRGSLAMQPFLVGGRRYLALGSDFSFTQIYQWDEGRQKFVRFQELAVQAPRAFCYVPAGDAQLLLAPSFKGQTLVYRHIVVDLSA; encoded by the exons ATGGCGGGGCTGCGGGCCAGGCGGGGTTCCGGACTCCGGCTGCTGGCGCTGTCCACGCTCGGCTTCTGCCTGATGCTGCAAGGCAGTGCCAAGAGGCCCCCCAAGACGCCCCCCTGCCCGCCTAGCTGCTCCTGCACCAGGGATACCGCCTTCTGCGTGGACTCTAAGGCAGTGCCCAGGAACCTGCCCTCCGAGGTCATCTCTCT GACGCTGGTGAATGCTGCCTTCTCGGAGATCCAGGATGGAGCGTTTTCCCACCTGCCACTGCTGCAGTTCCT gTTACTCAACTCCAACAAGTTTACTCTGATTGGAGACAACGCCTTCACAGGACTGTCACACCTGCAGTACCT CTTCATTGAGAACAATGACATCTGGGCATTATCCAAGTTTACCTTCAGAGGACTCAAGTCATTGACACACCT ATCGCTGGCCAACAATAACCTGCAGACACTGCCTAGAGACATCTTTCGGCCACTGGACATCCTGAGTGACTT GGACCTGCGGGGCAACTCACTCAACTGTGACTGCAAGGTGAAGTGGCTGGTAGAGTGGCTGGCGCACACCAACACCACGGTGGCTCCCATCTATTGTGCCAGCCCACCCCGATTCCAAGAGCACAAGGTGCAGGATTTGCCGCTGCGGGAGTTCGACTGCATCACCACGG CCCCCTCGGCGGTGCACTGCAAGCCAATGGTGGTAGACAGCCAACTGTACGTGGTGGTGGCCCAGCTGTTTGGTGGATCTTACATTTACCACTGGGACCCCAACACCACACGTTTCACCAAGCTGCAGGATATCGACCCACAGCGCGTGCGCAAGCCCAATGACCTAGAGGCTTTCCGCATTGACGGTGACTGGTACTTTGCCGTGGCCGACAGCTCCAAGGCAGGTGCCACCAGCCTCTACCGCTGGCACCAGAATGGCTTCTACTCCCATCAGGCCCTACATGCCTGGCACCGTGACACTGACCTGGAGTTTGTAGATGGTGAGGGCAAGCCACGGTTGATTGTGTCTAGTAGCTCCCAGGCACCTGTCATCTATCAGTGGAGTCGTACCCAGAAGCAGTTTGTGGCCCAGGGTGAGGTGACCCAGGTTCCCGATGCTCAGGCTGTGAAGCACTTCCGTGCTGGGCGCGACAGCTACTTGTGTCTCAGCCGCTACATCGGTGACTCCAAGATCCTGCGCTGGGAGGGCACCCGCTTCTCCGAAGTgcaggccctgccctccaggggctcACTGGCCATGCAGCCCTTCCTTGTGGGTGGCCGCCGCTACCTGGCACTGGGCAGCGACTTCTCCTTCACGCAGATCTACCAGTGGGATGAGGGGCGCCAAAAGTTCGTGCGGTTCCAGGAACTGGCTGTACAGGCCCCTCGGGCCTTCTGCTACGTGCCTGCTGGGGATGCCCAGCTGCTCCTGGCCCCCAGCTTCAAGGGACAGACTCTCGTGTACCGACACATAGTGGTGGATCTCAGTGCCTAG
- the REEP4 gene encoding receptor expression-enhancing protein 4 produces the protein MVSWMICRLVVLLFGMLYPAYASYKAVKTKNIREYVRWMMYWIVFALFMAVETFTDIFISWFPFYYEIKMAFVLWLLSPYTKGASLLYRKFVHPSLSRHEKEIDTCIVQAKERSYETVLSFGKRGLNIAASAAVQAATKSQGALAGRLRSFSMQDLRSIPDAPAPAYQDPLYLEDQIPRRRPPIGYRAGGLQDSDTEDECWSDTEVVPQPPARPREKPLGRSQSLRVVKRKPPVREGTSRSLKFRTRKKTVSSDMNS, from the exons ATGGTGTCCTGGATGATCTGTCGCCTGGTGGT GCTACTGTTTGGAATGCTCTACCCAGCTTACGCTTCCTACAAGGCTGTGAAGACCAAGAACATACGTGAATAT GTGCGGTGGATGATGTACTGGATAGTCTTTGCGCTGTTCATGGCAGTGGAAACCTTCACAGACATCTTTATTTCCTG GTTCCCTTTCTACTATGAGATAAAGATGGCCTTTGTGCTATGGCTGCTCTCGCCCTACACCAAAGGGGCCAGCCTGCTTTACCGAAAGTTTGTCCACCCATCCTTATCCCGTCATGAGAAG GAGATTGACACCTGCATCGTGCAGGCCAAGGAGCGCAGCTATGAGACGGTGCTCAGCTTTGGGAAACGGGGCCTCAACATTGCTGCTTCAGCCGCTGTACAAGCTGCCACCAAG AGTCAGGGTGCACTGGCCGGAAGGCTACGGAGCTTCTCCATGCAGGACCTGCGCTCCATCCCTGATGCCCCCGCCCCTGCTTACCAGGATCCCCTTTACCTGGAGGACCAGATACCTCGCCGCAGGCCACCCATTG GGTATAGGGCAGGGGGCCTGCAGGACAGCGACACTGAGGATGAGTGTTGGTCAGACACAGAGGTAGTCCCCCAGCCACCTGCCCGGCCCCGAGAGAAGCCTCTGGGCCGCAGCCAGAGCCTGCGTGTGGTCAAGAGGAAGCCACCCGTTCGGGAG GGTACCTCGCGCTCACTGAAGTTTCGGACAAGGAAAAAGACCGTTTCTTCAGACATGAACAGCTAG